From the Gemmatimonadales bacterium genome, the window CACCGTGGTGTCGGCGGATGATGCGGTGGCGGCCCCGGCCCTGTGGCGATGCGCGACGAGTGTCACTTCGAGGGCGGCGCTCGCGGAGTCCGTGTCGTCGATTGGAGCGGCCACGAGCGCCGCGAACGATCCGTCCCGCCGGCGCTCGAAGTGGAGCGGCTCGCCGGCCGCCATGGCGGTGAGCGAGTCGATGTGCGCAGCGCCCGGTGCCGGGTGCACGAGCAGGCGGCCTAGCGAGCCGCGGACAAGGTGCGCGGGCTCGCTGGTGATCTCGAGTGCGCTCCCCCCGACCGACTCGTCGGCCTCCGGTGCCGCGGGCGACTGCGCCGCGAGCGACTGCGCCGCGGGCGACTGCGCCGCGGGCGAGCGCCCGGCGGCTGCGAGCCCGATCACCCACGCGAATGCGCGGACACGGGGGAATACCTCTGCGCGCCTCTGCCGCGCGCTCACTCGTCCGAAGCCGCGAGCAACTTATCAGGGGGAAGTCGTCCGCCGGGCTCGCGCCACGCCAGCCGCTCGGACCGAGTGGGCCAGTGCACCAGCGCGCGCGCGGGCAGCCCGAACTGCTCCTCCGCCAACTCGGCGAGCCGTTCCCGGTCGCGCCGCCCCCACTCGCGGAGCGCGCGCCGGCGGTGGGCCTTGGCGGTGGCGAGCGGCACTTCGCCCGACGGGTCGAGGTGCCTCGCCTCCGCGTTCGCATCGGCCAACACGCCAATCACGAGATCGTAGGCCAGCGCGAGATGCCGCTCGACGTCGGTGTCGCTCAGGTCCCAGCGGCTCACCTCGCGCGCCGTCCGCGCGGCGCGCTGCCAGCTATCGGTGTCGGTGAGCCGCACCATGCCGCGGAAGAGTCGCCGGTTGGTCCGCACGCTGAAGATCGTGGGCGCGATGATCCGATCGAGGTGCGCGTCGGCGCGCCCATGGTCCCGGATGATTACGTCGCGTGCCGTCCGCGCGTACGCGTCGCCCAGGTGCACCTCGACGCGGGTCTCCCAGTACGAGTGACCGAACGATGCCGTGCTGCTCGTGAGCATCAGTTGCCGCGGCACGAAGTAGTTATGGGCGACGGTATCGGCGGCGAGATGCGCGAGATAGCCGAGCCCGAACGCCCTGAGCGATTCGGTGGGGGCCAGGTCATAGATCTCCTGGCCCACGTGCCAGAAATGCGAGTGCCGCCCCACCGGCGCGTAGCGCTTGGCGATCGACGAGTCCGCGGCGATGCTCCCGTAGAGAAAGTCGTAGGGAAAGGAGCTGAGCAGGGCGGCGATGGGGGAAGGGAGCTGGGTGAGGTTGGCGAGGATCGACTCGCCGAGGTAGATGTGCGTGCCCGGCGTCCATGCATGAGCCGCGGGCGGCAGCACCAGGCACGCGACTCCGACGACGCCGAGCGCCAGCGCGAAGCGGGCGAGCTTCATCGCCGGCCGGCGACCATCAGCCGGCGCACCCGGCCCAGCACGCCGTTGCCGCGGCGGATGGAGCGGAGCGTCGCCGCGACGTCGAGGGCGGTGTCTTCTACTTCGTCGTGTACCACCTCATACAGCGCCTCCAGCTCCTCCATTCGCTCCTGCAGCCGGTCGGCGCCGCGCGTCACCTGCCGCCGGAGCCGCTTGCCCGTCTGTGCAAAGGCGCCCGCCTCCTGTCGCACCAGCAGCAGCAGGTCTTGACCTTGCTCGGTGAGCCGACGCACGCCGGTGAGCGTCCGGCTCACGTCGTCCTGCACGCCATCCACCACCGTGCTTGCGCGGCGAATGGGGCCCGCGACTTTGGCCAGAAGGACGAGCACGCCGAACGCGATCGCGAGGAACGCCAGCGCCACCACCGCCAGCGAGATTGCTACCATCGGACCAACCCAGCCCGGCATCGCCGCCGCAACCTGCCAGAGCCCGTGCATCGCCATATGTTCTCCCTCCCGTGCGTTCCAGACAACATAACGCGCTGCGTGCCATCTCCGCTTGACGCCCCCGGGGGCAGGAGTGACGTTTCGCCATGCCTCCACAATTTCGCGTCCATGGTCGGCGGCCGTTGCACGGGACGATCCGGCCGGCGGGCAACAAGAACGCGGCCCTCCCGATCCTCGCCGCCTCGCTTCTCGCCGGCGGCCCGGTCGAGCTGGACAACGTGCCACGGATCCGGGACGTGCAGACGATGCTGGCGCTCCTGGCCGACCTGGGCTGCGCCGTCGAGTGGACCGGACCCCACGCCGTTCGCCTCGATCCCGCGGCCGCGCGCCTCAAAGCCCTCGATCCCAAGCTTTCGGCGCACATACGCGCATCGATCCTGCTCGCGGGCCCGCTGCTCGCGCGGTTTGGGAAGGTGATGCTGCCGCCGCCCGGCGGCGACGTGATCGGCCGCCGGCGAGTGGACACCCACTTTCTGGCGCTCGAGCACCTCGGCGCATCCGTCACCATGGGCGAGTGCTACGAGCTGGAAGCGCGCTCGCTGCGCGGTGCCGACATCTTTCTGGATGAGCCAAGCGTCACAGGGACGGAGAACGCGCTCATGGCGGCGGCGGCGGCGCGCGGCCGCACGGTGCTGCGGAATGCCGCCTCGGAGCCCCACGTCCAGGACCTGGCCCGCTTCCTGGCGGCGATCGGCGCGTCGATTGATGGCATCGGCTCGAACGCGTACACCATCGAGGGCGGTCGCCCGCTGCACGGCACGGCCGCGCCCTACGTCATCGGGCCGGATCACATCGAGATCGGGAGCTTCATCGGGCTCGCCGCCGTGACCAACGGCGACATCACTATCGATCCGGTTCGCCCCGAAGATCTCCGCAGCACGCTCCTCGGCTTCGACCGGCTGGGCATCCGACCCCGAATCGATGGCACCCGGCTCATCGTGGACGCGAACCAGGAGCGGCGGGTGCGCCCGGATCTGGGCGGCCATGTGCCCAAGCTCGAAGACGGCCCCTGGCCCGCGTTCCCGGCCGACATGATGTCCACCACGATCGTCACCGCCACACAGTGCGACGGCATGGTGCTCATCTTCGAGAAGATGTTCGAGTCCCGCCTCTTCTTCGTGGACAAGCTGATCGGCATGGGCGCGCGGATCGTGCTCTGCGATCCGCACCGCGCGGTGATCTCGGGGCGCGCCCCGCTCAAGGGCGGCGTGGTGGACTCGCCCGACATCCGCGCCGGCATGGCGATGCTGCTCGCGGCGCTCGCCGCCGAGGGCACTAGCACCATCCATAACGTGGGCCAAATCGAGCGGGGGTACGAGCGGATCGACGAGCGCCTGAACGATCTGGGCGCCGCGATCGAGCGTATGGATGACTGACGATGCCACGGTGCGGGAGGCGCCGGTGGCGGGCCCGGTACCCCGGTTCGAGATTCCCGGGTGGCGCAAGCGCTACGGTGTCGTCGCCGGCATAACAGGACGCGGCACCGGCGGCGGCGAGGAGGGCGACTTCGATCTCGGTCTCTGGACCCGCGCCCCGGTGGCCGATGTGATGACCCGCTGGCGCGAGTTCCGCCAGGCCGAGCCCGGGTTCCATGCGCACGTCATGGCGCACCAGGCGCACGGCGCGAGGCTCGCCCGCCATGGGGAGACCGCCGGATGGGTGGTGCTCGACGGGGTGGACGGGCACGTCACATCGCGCCCCGGCGTGCTGCTTCTCGTGACGGCGGCCGACTGCATCCCCATCTACCTCACGGCGCCGCGTGAGGGCGCCGTCGCCCTGCTGCACGCGGGGTGGCGAGGCACGGCGGCGGGCATTCTCGAGCGGGGGATCAGGGCGCTTGCGCGCAAGGTGGGCGTTCCTCCGGCCGAACTCGCCATGCATTGCGGCGTCGGCATCTGCGGCGACTGCTACGAGGTCGGCGCGGAGGTGATGGCGGCGTGCGGCGTGCCGGCCGAGGGCAGGGGTCCCTGGCACCTCGACCTCCGCAGCCACCTCGCGGCACGGGGCCGCGCGCTCGGGCTCGTAAACATCACCCGATCTGCCTGGTGCTCGGCCCACGACCGGCCCACCTTCTTCAGCCACCGGGCGAGCGGCGGCACGGATGGCCGCATGGTGGCCTATCTCGGCCGGCCGGATTGGGGCACCGGCACGTCTCCTGGCCGCGAAGCGCATTGACGTATTGCCAGACCGCCACTAATATTTGGCTGCTGTCCCGGACGCCCCCGCCGAGCTGGCAACGGGCATCCATCGCTGGACCGTTTCTCGTTGGGCCGAGTGACGATGTGGGGGAGTTCCCCCACATTTTTTTTCATTGACGCGATGTCGCTCGACGCGCTCCTCAATCCGATCCGCGAGCAGCTCGCCGGCCTGGGCTTCGAGCTCGCCGACCTGCGCCGCACCGGTACGCTGGAGCGCCCCATCCTGCAGCTTCGCGTTGATCGTCCGGACAGCGGTCCCGGCCATGGTGTCACGGCGGAGGACTGCGCCACGATCAGCCGCACGCTCGAGCGCTTCCTGGAATCCAGAGCTCTGGTCGGTCCCCGGTACGTGCTGGAGGTCTCCTCCCCGGGCATCGAACGGCCGCTCCGCTGGCCCGAGCACTGGCGCCGCTACGTGGGCCACCGTGCTCGGGTGCGGGCGGCGGGCTGGAGCGGCCGGCGCGAAGTCGAGATCGTGGCGGTGCCGGACGACGAGCACGTCGTGCTCCGTCCACCCGGCGGCGCCGAGCAGGTGGTGCCGTTCGCCGAGATCGGCGAGGCGCGCCTGATGGCGGACTGGGATGCATTTCTGAAGCGCGGGCGCAAGGGTGCGCCGCCGCGCCGGCCCGGGGCGTAAGCGCCCCTCTTCCGGAGTCTGGGGATGTCGAGTTCGGCTGAGATGTTGGCCGCGTTTCGCGAGCTGACGACGACAAAACAACTGGAACGCTCCGACCTGCTCGAGCTGCTGCGCGACGGGATCCAGGCGGCCCTCGTCCGCAAGTTCGGGCCGAATGTCAAGTTCGAGCTCAGTGTGGACGAGATGCAGGGCACCATCCGGATCGTTCGCCTGCGCCAGGTGGTGGAGGCGGTGGAGGACCCGAGCTATCAGATCACGCTGGAAGACGCGCAATTCGAGGATCCGGACTTCGAGGTGGGCGACATGCTGGAGGAGGAGATCTCCTTCGCCGAGTTCGGCCGCCTTGCGGTGCAGGCCGCCAAGCAGCGCATCATCCAGCGGGTGCGCGAGGGAGAGCGGACCCGCATCCGCGAGGAGTTCGCCGGCAAGGTGGGCGAGCTGCTCTCGGGTGAGATCCAGCAGATCGAGCGCGGCAAGCTGGTCGTCATGCTGAACAAGTTCCGCGAGGCAGAGGCGATCATCCCCTACCGCGAGCAGAACCACCGCGAGCACTTCCACCAGGGCGACACGGTGCGCTCGGTGCTCAAGCGGCTCGAGGAGACGCCGAAGGGTCCCCGGCTCATTCTCTCCCGCGGCGACCCGCTCTTCGTGAAGGCGCTCTTCAAGCTCGAAG encodes:
- the rimP gene encoding ribosome maturation factor RimP, whose translation is MSLDALLNPIREQLAGLGFELADLRRTGTLERPILQLRVDRPDSGPGHGVTAEDCATISRTLERFLESRALVGPRYVLEVSSPGIERPLRWPEHWRRYVGHRARVRAAGWSGRREVEIVAVPDDEHVVLRPPGGAEQVVPFAEIGEARLMADWDAFLKRGRKGAPPRRPGA
- a CDS encoding polyphenol oxidase family protein: MTDDATVREAPVAGPVPRFEIPGWRKRYGVVAGITGRGTGGGEEGDFDLGLWTRAPVADVMTRWREFRQAEPGFHAHVMAHQAHGARLARHGETAGWVVLDGVDGHVTSRPGVLLLVTAADCIPIYLTAPREGAVALLHAGWRGTAAGILERGIRALARKVGVPPAELAMHCGVGICGDCYEVGAEVMAACGVPAEGRGPWHLDLRSHLAARGRALGLVNITRSAWCSAHDRPTFFSHRASGGTDGRMVAYLGRPDWGTGTSPGREAH
- a CDS encoding zinc dependent phospholipase C family protein: MKLARFALALGVVGVACLVLPPAAHAWTPGTHIYLGESILANLTQLPSPIAALLSSFPYDFLYGSIAADSSIAKRYAPVGRHSHFWHVGQEIYDLAPTESLRAFGLGYLAHLAADTVAHNYFVPRQLMLTSSTASFGHSYWETRVEVHLGDAYARTARDVIIRDHGRADAHLDRIIAPTIFSVRTNRRLFRGMVRLTDTDSWQRAARTAREVSRWDLSDTDVERHLALAYDLVIGVLADANAEARHLDPSGEVPLATAKAHRRRALREWGRRDRERLAELAEEQFGLPARALVHWPTRSERLAWREPGGRLPPDKLLAASDE
- the murA gene encoding UDP-N-acetylglucosamine 1-carboxyvinyltransferase, whose translation is MPPQFRVHGRRPLHGTIRPAGNKNAALPILAASLLAGGPVELDNVPRIRDVQTMLALLADLGCAVEWTGPHAVRLDPAAARLKALDPKLSAHIRASILLAGPLLARFGKVMLPPPGGDVIGRRRVDTHFLALEHLGASVTMGECYELEARSLRGADIFLDEPSVTGTENALMAAAAARGRTVLRNAASEPHVQDLARFLAAIGASIDGIGSNAYTIEGGRPLHGTAAPYVIGPDHIEIGSFIGLAAVTNGDITIDPVRPEDLRSTLLGFDRLGIRPRIDGTRLIVDANQERRVRPDLGGHVPKLEDGPWPAFPADMMSTTIVTATQCDGMVLIFEKMFESRLFFVDKLIGMGARIVLCDPHRAVISGRAPLKGGVVDSPDIRAGMAMLLAALAAEGTSTIHNVGQIERGYERIDERLNDLGAAIERMDD